Proteins from one Bacteriovorax sp. BAL6_X genomic window:
- a CDS encoding ATP-binding cassette domain-containing protein — protein sequence MSNIKMIFHNFMELKYHDDYSEDVNEILMSYRHMKEVDLINALATIGLETRRIELQLKNIEVDALPCLLISNIDIENFCSKNDHLILTHDKREEQFYLINDHDLKRQIEVDRFPIKYALFIREFNEVEFRNEKILRNTSMKFSSWTRAIKRRFNKAFSKLIILSLINTLNTLAFAIYALITYKVITGDRPSELLIPATTGIILLQVISYFARGIRSNIINWCTNRIDYILETAILEKSSTMSDHQREIEEVDFHVNRFEDIKDAVNFLTSENNLKLIDTIFNTLLIFPIFFLSWEMAIPLAFLAPMVTFLYYSNLKKIRIKKETYDQLHENKNNLVNELKRGSEEIYLENLFPIFSKRLSSLSSMSYFKEQQYKMNAYRTEFFSKVITVTIVLASTIIGLLLVWNQELAIANFIAVLVLMWSILTTAQQLPNSIQKLDSISFSFRKLHKLFCKDSEERTYRSSKELYTRDFEIDFKSVSFQYPDTLEIVFSSININIKPNQVYGIHGSANSGKRAFIKLLNKTYLPQSGSILIGGIDHRQFDTLYLRQQILTLNLKKSLLKDMSIYENIKCINPLITRDDIMIHLGFFGIGELLEDSGLTIDTPLSGATRLKISNELYSSIVLAIPFCTQAKVVLIEDIPTSIINKQFKLLKKFLNLSKKNFTVVFCSEHKEILKEADNIIYMAPNKEFSSGTKDKIFKYLEENALI from the coding sequence ATGTCAAATATAAAAATGATCTTTCATAACTTCATGGAGCTAAAATACCATGATGATTATAGTGAAGATGTTAATGAAATATTAATGTCCTATCGACATATGAAAGAAGTCGACTTAATAAACGCATTAGCAACAATTGGCCTTGAAACTAGAAGAATAGAGCTACAGCTAAAGAATATTGAAGTAGACGCTCTTCCTTGTTTATTAATATCAAATATCGATATTGAAAACTTCTGCTCTAAGAACGATCATTTAATACTTACTCACGATAAAAGGGAAGAACAGTTTTATCTCATAAATGACCATGATCTTAAAAGACAAATTGAAGTTGATCGCTTCCCTATTAAGTACGCTCTCTTTATTAGAGAGTTTAATGAAGTAGAGTTTAGAAATGAAAAGATATTAAGAAATACTAGTATGAAATTCTCTTCTTGGACAAGAGCGATTAAAAGAAGGTTTAACAAAGCATTTTCGAAATTAATCATTCTATCTTTAATCAATACACTAAACACACTGGCCTTTGCCATTTATGCTCTTATTACTTACAAAGTGATCACTGGAGATAGGCCATCAGAACTCCTTATCCCTGCGACTACTGGCATAATCCTACTACAAGTGATTAGTTATTTTGCACGTGGTATCAGGTCAAATATTATCAACTGGTGTACAAATCGAATTGACTACATTCTCGAAACCGCAATTCTAGAAAAATCATCGACAATGTCAGATCATCAAAGAGAGATTGAAGAAGTTGATTTCCATGTTAACCGTTTTGAGGATATTAAAGATGCTGTCAACTTCCTTACATCTGAAAATAACCTAAAGCTGATTGACACAATCTTTAACACTCTACTCATTTTCCCTATTTTTTTCTTGTCATGGGAAATGGCCATTCCTCTGGCTTTTCTCGCACCAATGGTAACTTTTCTTTATTACTCTAATCTTAAAAAGATAAGAATAAAGAAAGAGACTTATGATCAATTGCATGAAAACAAGAACAACCTAGTCAATGAACTTAAAAGAGGCTCTGAAGAGATTTACTTGGAGAACTTATTTCCAATATTTTCGAAACGCTTATCATCCCTTAGCTCAATGTCTTACTTTAAGGAACAACAATATAAGATGAATGCTTATCGAACAGAGTTCTTCTCTAAAGTCATCACAGTTACGATTGTCTTGGCATCGACAATAATTGGCTTGTTACTTGTCTGGAATCAAGAATTAGCTATCGCTAACTTTATTGCTGTTCTGGTTTTAATGTGGAGTATACTCACAACAGCACAACAGCTACCTAATTCAATACAGAAACTAGATTCAATATCATTTTCATTTAGAAAATTACATAAGCTATTTTGCAAAGATAGTGAGGAGAGAACATATCGTTCAAGTAAGGAGCTATATACTAGAGACTTTGAAATAGATTTTAAATCAGTTTCTTTTCAGTACCCAGATACATTAGAAATTGTTTTTAGCAGTATTAATATTAACATAAAGCCAAATCAGGTTTATGGCATTCATGGAAGTGCAAACTCAGGGAAAAGAGCCTTTATAAAACTACTCAATAAAACCTACCTCCCCCAGTCTGGATCTATTCTTATAGGGGGAATTGATCACAGACAATTCGACACACTCTATCTTAGACAGCAAATCCTAACTCTTAACTTAAAGAAGTCATTATTAAAAGATATGAGCATTTACGAAAATATCAAATGTATCAACCCTCTAATCACACGTGATGATATCATGATACATTTAGGATTCTTTGGAATTGGAGAACTTCTTGAGGATAGCGGACTAACAATTGATACCCCTCTAAGTGGTGCAACAAGGCTAAAGATCTCAAACGAATTATACTCATCAATTGTCTTAGCAATTCCATTTTGCACCCAGGCAAAAGTCGTTCTCATAGAAGATATTCCGACGAGCATAATCAACAAACAGTTCAAACTACTCAAAAAGTTTTTAAATCTATCTAAGAAAAACTTTACAGTAGTCTTTTGTAGTGAACATAAAGAAATATTAAAAGAAGCAGATAATATAATTTACATGGCCCCTAACAAAGAGTTCTCTTCCGGTACCAAGGACAAGATTTTTAAATATCTAGAAGAGAACGCACTCATCTAA
- a CDS encoding PhoU domain-containing protein: protein MEYLQTILFFISGLAIFYYGQRIISAGIQSLGSTAIKHIASDIDGKNFVVNFWNGARLSLLAFSPTMANIVTVGLVNANLVRKQRVVPMLFGSAIGAVSIFLILMLAKQELALNLMAFALIIGLVFTQHFVRKLTKLLFGLAFLFLGISVMHESFVSLLTWNFVQDIVMRFVDYSLFTNLLIGFVIGCLISFILRSQTMTLAISVVMIFTRVFPASVCFSIICASTLSSFFVNFNTARKVARPLAIRLSLHPLVHYLVATFASFLLIVIIDHNVETTVGNLGLIIVGQFFVISLAILNYFFFKNIVSELIKGMYPDAKFKDRPKLKFLGERRHISSTMAYVLVELEIGKLLDIVSRMFDKCHEYIESPTKGARALAKIKDYEKIIDNIQLEINDFISKVIANGAEEVESRNAIKLMQIASDLEQLADSLDKLTTMLTKYYENWKLSADETDRLLSYFSEVQSLYQRSISVYKGQVATEEEINEVVVSTRELKRHLMTEREDFAKVHHKEDGRKHIYYSDMMTSISVVRANVREVYLLLTGVI, encoded by the coding sequence ATGGAATACTTGCAAACGATTTTATTTTTCATCTCGGGACTCGCTATTTTTTATTATGGGCAACGAATCATATCCGCTGGTATTCAGAGTTTGGGCTCTACTGCAATTAAACATATAGCATCGGATATTGATGGTAAGAACTTTGTTGTCAATTTTTGGAATGGAGCAAGGTTGAGTCTTTTGGCGTTTTCTCCGACAATGGCAAATATTGTGACTGTGGGCTTAGTTAATGCAAACTTGGTGAGAAAACAGCGCGTGGTTCCGATGCTGTTTGGCTCGGCCATTGGTGCCGTTAGTATCTTTCTCATTTTGATGCTTGCCAAGCAAGAGTTGGCCCTTAATCTGATGGCTTTTGCTCTTATCATAGGTCTCGTTTTCACTCAACATTTCGTAAGAAAACTCACGAAGCTACTATTTGGCCTGGCGTTCCTATTCTTAGGAATCTCGGTTATGCATGAGAGCTTTGTGTCTCTTTTGACTTGGAATTTCGTCCAAGATATTGTGATGAGATTTGTCGACTACTCATTATTTACAAATCTCTTAATTGGATTTGTTATTGGATGTTTGATTTCTTTCATTCTAAGAAGCCAAACAATGACGTTAGCAATTTCAGTTGTTATGATATTTACACGAGTTTTTCCTGCAAGTGTATGCTTCTCAATTATTTGTGCATCAACACTAAGTTCGTTCTTTGTTAATTTTAATACGGCCCGAAAGGTGGCAAGGCCTCTTGCTATAAGACTTTCTCTTCATCCTCTTGTACATTATTTAGTTGCGACATTTGCAAGTTTCTTACTTATAGTCATTATCGACCACAATGTTGAAACAACAGTGGGCAACCTAGGCCTGATTATAGTGGGGCAGTTCTTTGTTATCTCACTTGCAATATTAAATTATTTTTTCTTTAAGAATATCGTGTCAGAGTTGATTAAAGGAATGTATCCAGACGCGAAGTTTAAGGATCGTCCTAAGCTTAAGTTCTTAGGAGAGAGAAGACATATTTCATCAACAATGGCCTATGTTTTAGTCGAGCTAGAAATTGGAAAGTTATTAGATATCGTTTCAAGAATGTTTGATAAATGTCACGAGTATATAGAAAGTCCTACTAAAGGTGCACGGGCACTTGCTAAAATTAAAGATTACGAAAAAATCATTGATAATATTCAATTAGAGATAAATGATTTTATCTCAAAAGTAATTGCTAATGGAGCTGAAGAAGTTGAGAGTCGCAATGCTATCAAGTTGATGCAAATTGCTTCAGACCTTGAACAATTAGCAGATAGTCTTGATAAGCTTACAACGATGCTAACTAAGTACTATGAGAATTGGAAACTCTCAGCTGATGAAACAGATCGTCTGCTAAGTTACTTTTCTGAAGTACAGTCTCTTTATCAAAGAAGTATCTCTGTCTATAAAGGTCAAGTTGCTACTGAAGAAGAAATTAACGAAGTCGTTGTTAGCACTCGTGAACTTAAGAGACATCTTATGACTGAAAGAGAGGACTTTGCGAAAGTTCACCATAAAGAGGATGGGCGTAAGCATATCTATTACTCAGATATGATGACATCGATCTCTGTAGTACGTGCAAATGTTAGAGAGGTCTACTTACTCTTAACTGGTGTAATTTAA
- a CDS encoding S8 family peptidase yields MNRSILIGTVLILLGFFLNITAKASSLSINPKRIIVKLKNGKEIPSINGIKKSVHFFETTYVLYTNGDESLLNKLRSHQDIQDAQFDTFSKRGPLPTPIEAIESETTEEGDEVIGSVLNDPKLAKLWAFKDASKHGMSVSRVYEEMGGAQSSEPIIVAVVDTGVDYNHEDLKDVMWTNVNEIPGNGIDDDGNGYIDDIHGINTLERDSDGNATGDMMDGHSHGTHVSGTIAATQNNGVGIAGVASNVRIMGLRSVPSYGDETDVDIAESFLYAARNGAKVINCSFGKSHNEGGMLVKETIDYIAKTYNTLVVVSAGNSSQNIDTKLTYPASYDSEGMLVVASSTRYGRFSYFSNYGFVNVDVAAPGSSIYSTTPGNRYGNMSGTSMASPNVTGVAAEVLSRHSYLTAIELKNVLMNSVTTKSSMDGDILTGGVVDLYSALESL; encoded by the coding sequence ATGAATCGATCGATCTTAATAGGGACAGTCCTAATTTTATTAGGTTTCTTCCTAAATATCACAGCTAAGGCATCGTCTCTTAGCATCAATCCAAAACGTATAATTGTAAAGTTAAAGAATGGTAAAGAAATACCATCGATAAATGGAATAAAAAAGTCAGTACATTTTTTTGAAACTACTTATGTTCTTTATACAAATGGCGATGAATCCCTTCTTAATAAATTAAGGTCTCACCAAGATATTCAAGATGCTCAGTTTGATACATTTTCAAAACGAGGGCCGCTACCTACACCTATAGAAGCGATTGAATCAGAGACAACTGAGGAAGGTGATGAAGTTATCGGCTCCGTATTAAATGATCCTAAATTAGCAAAGCTATGGGCCTTCAAAGATGCAAGTAAGCATGGAATGAGTGTAAGCAGAGTCTATGAAGAAATGGGAGGAGCGCAGTCAAGTGAGCCGATCATTGTTGCTGTCGTCGATACTGGGGTTGATTACAACCATGAAGACTTAAAAGATGTTATGTGGACAAACGTAAATGAAATTCCAGGCAATGGAATTGATGATGATGGGAATGGTTATATCGACGATATTCATGGTATCAATACTCTAGAACGTGACAGTGATGGAAATGCGACAGGGGATATGATGGATGGCCATTCGCATGGAACTCATGTTTCTGGAACAATTGCGGCAACTCAGAATAATGGAGTTGGTATTGCTGGTGTTGCTTCCAATGTTCGTATTATGGGACTTCGCTCAGTTCCGAGCTATGGTGATGAGACAGATGTTGATATCGCTGAAAGCTTTCTCTATGCTGCAAGAAATGGAGCAAAAGTAATTAACTGCTCTTTTGGTAAGTCTCATAATGAAGGCGGAATGTTAGTAAAAGAGACAATCGATTATATTGCTAAAACTTATAACACTCTGGTTGTTGTGAGTGCAGGTAATAGTTCTCAGAATATTGATACAAAGTTAACTTATCCTGCCTCTTATGACAGTGAGGGGATGTTAGTTGTCGCTTCTTCAACTCGTTATGGACGCTTTTCTTATTTTTCAAATTACGGTTTTGTAAACGTTGATGTTGCAGCACCTGGTTCTTCTATTTATTCAACTACTCCAGGGAACCGTTATGGAAATATGTCAGGGACTTCCATGGCCTCTCCTAATGTAACAGGAGTTGCTGCTGAAGTTCTTTCAAGGCATTCTTATTTAACGGCCATTGAATTAAAAAATGTATTAATGAATAGTGTGACAACAAAGTCCTCAATGGATGGTGATATTCTAACAGGTGGAGTTGTCGATCTATACTCTGCTTTAGAAAGCCTTTAA
- a CDS encoding glutamyl-tRNAGlu reductase has translation MLQKIHLLNIQTKSENIPTHLLKMPGAFVLITCQRTIILTTSEFSQEDIQLGTYYFGKKAYHFLLETICGLQSKLKGESEIVAQFKEAFSNYLKEDIRSSLILRVLEKLFKDAKEVRKEHLIKIGQQSYAGITRRIIQSKYDSGDVLILGSGQLARDSIKHLMKKYNVYISARNPQKVQEIINDFPNINITAIEWKNYGEYFKFNSYVNTIGCSGKIFAEEFFAGHCPSNSIFVDLGSPSVIDTQFDKKQGVYRLGDILNHGKMLDEEKIEKLDQAKLAIENLVEKRARHLANVRVNL, from the coding sequence TTGTTACAAAAAATACACCTATTAAACATTCAAACGAAGAGTGAAAATATACCAACTCACCTACTAAAAATGCCAGGTGCGTTTGTTCTCATTACATGTCAAAGAACGATTATCTTAACGACATCGGAATTCTCTCAAGAAGACATTCAATTAGGTACATACTACTTTGGCAAAAAAGCATATCACTTTCTACTAGAAACAATTTGCGGCCTACAAAGTAAGCTTAAGGGTGAGAGTGAAATCGTTGCTCAGTTTAAAGAAGCTTTTTCAAATTATCTTAAAGAAGATATTCGTTCTTCACTTATCCTTAGGGTCTTAGAAAAACTATTTAAAGATGCTAAAGAAGTAAGAAAAGAACACCTCATTAAGATTGGACAACAATCTTATGCTGGAATTACAAGAAGAATCATTCAGTCCAAGTATGACTCTGGTGATGTCCTAATCTTAGGATCAGGACAACTCGCAAGAGATTCAATTAAGCACTTAATGAAAAAATACAATGTTTACATTAGTGCAAGAAACCCACAGAAAGTACAAGAAATCATCAATGATTTTCCCAATATCAATATAACTGCTATTGAATGGAAGAATTATGGTGAGTACTTTAAATTCAATAGCTATGTGAACACTATTGGATGTTCAGGCAAGATCTTTGCTGAAGAGTTCTTTGCTGGTCACTGCCCTAGTAACTCAATCTTTGTCGACCTTGGCTCACCTTCTGTTATTGATACACAATTTGACAAGAAACAAGGTGTTTACCGCTTAGGAGATATTCTTAACCACGGTAAAATGTTAGACGAAGAAAAAATTGAGAAACTAGATCAAGCAAAATTGGCCATTGAGAATCTTGTTGAAAAGAGAGCAAGACATCTGGCAAATGTTCGCGTAAATCTTTAG
- a CDS encoding S8 family serine peptidase, with protein sequence MHQITQHILIWLLALQTFATSVVAISDNQIDINHIDLKDQLYTNQHEYSNGKDSDRNGKVDDINGWNYIQNSAEVFDSSLIGTFDPRVFEYYEIRKRKTLKTATESELEWYKEIRKDDDFMNSRDDFSSYTHGSHVTCLAMNTKALPYELKSNDIKFLPIRYLGDNPVGLFAKKDFVASKHKKSYLKIRNIKNYLAYYQDWMIAKMSETVNYSSKFSNIYHASWGQSWGPAYDMINGHFQEEFALSEKEVNKKYEKIISKMRDEYMSGLMSKGLAVVKMYPKMLFVFSAGNKKDDTDTFLHYPSSIIADNVISVAAIDEHNKDKAYFSNYGKKTVTIFAPGVAISSCSPGDRYIPINGTSQAAPQVTNTAAMIFAMAQFYKKDIKASVVKDILEKSAKKLTSLSSYCTSGGTLDHEAALGLARYYFK encoded by the coding sequence ATGCATCAAATCACACAACACATACTAATCTGGCTTCTTGCGTTACAAACTTTTGCAACATCAGTTGTTGCTATTAGTGATAATCAAATTGATATCAACCATATCGATCTTAAAGATCAACTTTATACAAATCAACATGAGTATAGCAATGGCAAAGACAGTGATCGTAATGGAAAAGTCGACGACATTAATGGGTGGAATTACATTCAAAACTCTGCAGAAGTTTTTGATTCAAGTCTAATTGGTACATTTGATCCTAGAGTTTTTGAGTACTATGAAATTAGAAAAAGAAAAACTCTTAAAACGGCCACCGAAAGTGAACTAGAGTGGTATAAAGAAATTCGAAAAGATGATGATTTCATGAATAGCCGAGATGACTTCTCTTCATATACTCACGGCTCACATGTTACCTGCTTGGCCATGAACACAAAGGCCTTACCATACGAGTTAAAATCTAATGATATTAAATTTCTACCTATTCGCTACCTCGGAGATAATCCAGTCGGCCTATTTGCGAAGAAAGACTTTGTAGCTAGCAAGCATAAGAAGTCATATCTTAAGATTAGAAATATTAAAAACTATCTTGCTTATTATCAGGATTGGATGATCGCTAAGATGAGTGAGACAGTGAATTACTCATCAAAGTTTTCTAATATATACCATGCCTCTTGGGGACAAAGTTGGGGGCCGGCCTACGATATGATCAATGGTCATTTTCAAGAAGAATTTGCACTAAGTGAAAAAGAAGTTAATAAAAAATACGAAAAAATCATTTCTAAAATGCGTGATGAGTACATGAGTGGTTTGATGAGCAAAGGCCTTGCAGTTGTAAAAATGTATCCAAAAATGCTCTTTGTTTTCTCTGCTGGAAATAAGAAGGATGATACCGACACTTTTCTTCACTACCCTTCGTCAATCATTGCAGATAATGTCATCTCAGTAGCAGCAATTGATGAACACAATAAGGATAAGGCCTATTTTTCAAATTATGGAAAGAAAACGGTGACTATCTTTGCACCAGGAGTGGCCATTAGTTCTTGCTCTCCAGGAGATCGCTATATTCCAATTAATGGTACATCACAAGCTGCGCCACAAGTTACAAATACTGCTGCCATGATCTTTGCCATGGCCCAATTCTACAAGAAAGATATTAAAGCATCTGTCGTTAAAGACATACTAGAGAAGTCGGCCAAAAAACTGACTAGCCTAAGCAGCTATTGTACAAGTGGTGGAACCCTCGACCATGAGGCGGCCCTGGGGCTTGCTCGTTATTATTTCAAATAA
- a CDS encoding ABC transporter transmembrane domain-containing protein: MEIKSTSSIDHTPSTTLKWISENSKIFSNDLISLRVLLTLTLVISITSLALPTVLMQLFDRIIPGHNTGSAIVLIFGLTLFILFESALKYLRYYFVTFASARFENKKSQELIKKIITDTDFYDVGVFQYSLKEIQRNKDFFTGKGFVSLLELPFISLYFGFLFYLNPLMAFIPFLAFSIYMIVSFYTVSKMTRIIQLKHITDIEQNNLLYKILDNLTLLRKFGRINLFNNRFKKNQAAVTKNNFLLARYAFFQFNLNQLILQLTSVTILATGAYLVINGLMSIGSLAASLILANRCIAPTEKFFKVLRKIHEVKVMTDTLVYPRGKSQEKEKENIDKIYSMVIPIYIRGRKHEIPFMKGDTVSLKDQDKDTKEFLFAPNLKSIANKVYIDNLKLSDIDELSLYKNIAIINARPNIWNGTIRDNITSFGFVSEKKAQSYIDTLGLGEIIKKLPNGLDTKLTSEKEDNISDEVKSLIYITRQLSLDPEVIILNEFEAGVDRESYIYIFNYIASIRESRIIFVNTKDRNLLKLCNRDLLNNRIGEIDTYLA, from the coding sequence ATGGAAATTAAGAGCACAAGCAGTATCGATCATACTCCATCCACGACACTAAAATGGATTAGTGAAAATTCAAAAATCTTTAGTAATGATCTTATTTCTTTAAGAGTTTTATTAACGTTGACTCTTGTCATTAGTATAACATCTCTGGCACTTCCAACTGTTCTAATGCAGCTCTTTGATCGTATCATTCCAGGCCATAATACAGGTAGCGCCATAGTACTTATCTTTGGGCTTACACTATTCATCCTGTTCGAATCAGCACTAAAATACTTACGTTACTATTTTGTAACCTTTGCATCCGCTCGATTTGAAAATAAAAAATCACAAGAGCTAATTAAGAAAATCATTACCGACACAGACTTTTACGATGTTGGGGTATTTCAATACTCACTAAAGGAAATACAAAGAAATAAGGACTTTTTTACAGGAAAAGGCTTTGTTTCGTTATTAGAGCTACCATTTATATCTCTTTACTTTGGTTTTCTCTTCTACCTCAATCCATTAATGGCCTTCATTCCTTTTCTGGCGTTTTCAATCTATATGATAGTTTCTTTTTATACAGTAAGCAAAATGACACGAATCATTCAGCTTAAACATATAACAGATATCGAACAAAACAATCTACTATATAAAATTTTAGATAACCTCACACTCCTAAGAAAATTTGGTCGGATTAACCTATTTAATAATCGTTTTAAAAAGAATCAAGCAGCGGTAACTAAGAATAATTTTTTACTTGCTCGCTACGCATTCTTTCAATTCAATTTGAATCAACTAATATTACAACTCACCTCCGTCACAATCCTAGCGACAGGAGCGTATTTAGTAATTAACGGCCTAATGAGTATTGGTTCCCTTGCAGCATCTCTAATTTTGGCAAACCGTTGTATAGCTCCAACAGAAAAGTTTTTTAAGGTCCTGAGAAAAATTCATGAAGTAAAAGTCATGACGGATACTCTAGTTTACCCAAGAGGGAAATCTCAAGAAAAAGAAAAGGAAAATATCGATAAGATCTACTCAATGGTAATCCCAATCTACATTAGAGGAAGGAAACATGAGATCCCTTTCATGAAGGGAGATACTGTCTCTTTAAAGGATCAAGATAAAGACACAAAAGAGTTTCTATTTGCTCCAAACCTTAAGTCCATTGCAAACAAAGTTTATATTGATAATTTAAAACTATCAGATATTGACGAGTTAAGTCTTTATAAAAATATTGCAATAATCAATGCCAGGCCAAACATATGGAATGGAACAATAAGAGATAATATTACTTCATTCGGGTTTGTTAGTGAGAAAAAGGCCCAAAGCTATATCGATACTTTAGGACTAGGAGAAATCATAAAAAAGTTACCTAATGGATTAGATACAAAGCTTACTTCTGAAAAAGAGGATAATATTTCTGATGAAGTAAAATCTCTTATATACATTACCAGACAACTTTCACTTGACCCTGAAGTCATCATTCTAAACGAATTTGAAGCGGGTGTTGATCGTGAAAGCTACATTTACATCTTCAATTATATAGCAAGTATTCGAGAGTCCCGAATAATTTTCGTAAACACAAAAGATAGAAATCTATTAAAACTATGCAACCGTGATCTACTGAATAATCGTATCGGAGAGATTGATACTTACTTGGCCTGA
- a CDS encoding HlyD family efflux transporter periplasmic adaptor subunit — protein sequence MKSKRNRFSFSSSIDYAKQTDYIGQDLLLEEARIPYVSKSIILLSLFAIVAFFVWSSFSTVNEIVQANGEIETTATIHFIKHNKPGVLDSLEVMTGQYVKAGDLLYTLVDERKNKGTNSVTKEILLIRSPITGIVNEVDYKAIGTNVSKDRNIVKIYPISDSPIATVKFTPKDLSFIQEGMTVKIKVTSHQTHRNQIISGRIESISPNIFYTKNGLSYYQAKVLLSKNYLGHNQESNLILPGMQVHAAIQISKRSILNYLLKPIDTSLSYALTER from the coding sequence ATGAAAAGTAAAAGAAATAGATTCTCGTTTAGCAGCAGTATTGATTATGCTAAGCAAACAGACTACATAGGGCAAGACCTTCTCTTAGAAGAAGCAAGAATACCATATGTGTCAAAGTCAATTATCCTACTCTCATTATTTGCAATAGTCGCATTTTTTGTATGGTCTTCTTTCTCAACAGTTAACGAAATCGTTCAGGCCAATGGAGAAATTGAAACGACAGCTACAATACACTTCATTAAGCACAATAAACCAGGAGTTCTAGACTCTCTCGAAGTTATGACTGGGCAATATGTTAAGGCAGGTGATTTACTCTACACCCTTGTTGATGAACGAAAGAATAAGGGTACAAACTCAGTCACAAAAGAGATTCTCTTGATTCGCTCTCCCATAACTGGAATTGTAAATGAGGTCGACTACAAAGCAATTGGAACTAATGTAAGTAAAGATAGGAATATTGTAAAAATCTATCCGATAAGTGATTCCCCAATAGCTACGGTAAAATTCACACCAAAAGACCTCAGCTTCATACAAGAAGGTATGACAGTTAAGATAAAAGTCACTTCTCATCAAACACATCGTAATCAAATTATTTCGGGGCGGATAGAGTCGATTTCCCCAAATATTTTTTATACAAAAAACGGATTAAGTTATTATCAGGCCAAGGTCCTACTTTCTAAAAACTACCTTGGACATAATCAGGAAAGCAATTTAATCCTACCAGGAATGCAAGTTCATGCAGCTATACAAATATCTAAAAGAAGTATCCTAAATTACCTACTCAAGCCAATTGATACTTCACTAAGTTACGCATTAACGGAGAGATGA
- a CDS encoding endonuclease/exonuclease/phosphatase family protein produces the protein MQQKQIEEIELCVYNLENLFIKDALDHPPNLNYFKSPLNLNQLRTVFNEINADIYALTEIGYIESLHYFNDKYLANEYEVYHNQGNSDRGIENAFLVRKGLPFYFEHLSHTEKEIDFTLHDEDETNYFLSRDFSHLRIFKDQEKTQHLMSLLNVHLKSQRDDDTGHDFRSARRRKAELELLIHVYKQECSVYNETPIILCGDFNGNASSDNTDEEFSSLYSETNLKDVLGLFQLPLEYRTTFYQFVAQTAHPLQLDYLFIDERFKSQIKDAAVYRYRNSVGKVLGPPRKRSDIWNNPSDHYPVYVIYKLLK, from the coding sequence TTGCAACAGAAACAAATAGAAGAAATTGAACTTTGTGTTTATAACCTAGAAAACCTCTTTATCAAGGATGCTTTAGATCATCCACCAAATCTCAACTATTTCAAATCACCATTAAATCTTAATCAGCTTCGTACTGTTTTTAACGAAATTAATGCCGATATCTATGCATTAACAGAAATTGGCTATATTGAAAGCCTCCATTACTTTAATGATAAATACTTAGCTAACGAATATGAAGTCTACCACAATCAAGGTAATAGTGACCGTGGAATCGAAAATGCATTTTTGGTAAGAAAAGGGCTTCCTTTTTACTTTGAGCATCTATCTCACACAGAAAAGGAAATTGATTTTACCTTACACGATGAAGATGAAACTAATTACTTTCTCTCAAGAGACTTTTCTCACCTACGAATCTTTAAAGATCAAGAAAAGACTCAACATTTAATGAGTCTTTTAAATGTTCACTTAAAGTCACAACGTGATGATGACACCGGTCATGACTTTCGTTCAGCAAGACGAAGAAAGGCCGAACTTGAATTATTGATACACGTTTATAAACAAGAGTGCTCTGTCTATAATGAAACCCCTATTATTCTATGTGGTGACTTTAACGGTAACGCTTCAAGTGACAATACGGACGAAGAATTCTCTTCACTTTATAGTGAAACAAATCTCAAGGATGTTTTGGGCCTCTTCCAGCTACCACTCGAGTACCGAACAACCTTTTATCAATTTGTCGCTCAGACAGCACACCCTTTACAGCTAGATTACCTATTTATCGATGAAAGATTTAAATCTCAAATTAAAGATGCGGCCGTTTATCGCTATCGTAACTCAGTGGGTAAGGTACTAGGCCCGCCGCGTAAACGCTCTGATATTTGGAATAATCCTTCTGATCACTACCCTGTCTATGTAATTTATAAGCTATTGAAATAA